Proteins encoded together in one Flavobacterium keumense window:
- a CDS encoding M3 family metallopeptidase, which yields MNILTSTYTTQHNAAPFSQIQMSDYQPAFETTIAAARAEIDAITNNPSTPTFENTIEALDFSGQTLDRLSSIFFNLNSAETCDEMQKIAQEVSPLLTAFSNDVSLNEALFLRVKAVYDQRNELSLSPEQATLLDKKYKSFARNGALLSEDKKSRLREIDTELAKLKLTFGENVLAETNNYQLHITNETDLKGLPEGAIEMARSLAESKEKEGWIFTLDFPSYLPFVTYADNRELRKEITIAAGKKAFQNNEFDNQEITLQIAKLRYERANLLGYETHAHFVLEERMAQNPNQVKTFLNDLLAKAKPAAEKEFAQLTAFAKELDGIDQLEKWDGPYYSEKLKQKLFNLDDELLKPYFKLENVLNGAFTIANKLFGLTFKEISTVDKYHADVQTFEVVDEKNELVALFYADFFPRKGKRNGAWMTSFKPQYIQNGVNERPHISNVCNFTPPTPTKPSLLTFNEVTTLFHEFGHGLHGMLANTTYASLSGTSVYWDFVELPSQMMENWCYEPEALALFAKHYETGEIIPQEYVEKIKESASFLKGMATLRQLSFGLLDMAFHSNNPTGITDIKAFEKTAFEGTSLYPDVAENCMSVSFSHIFQGGYSSGYYSYKWAEVLDADAFAYFQEKGIFNKEVATKFKENILSKGGTEHPMILYKRFRGQEPKPEALLKRAGLI from the coding sequence ATGAACATCTTAACCTCAACATACACTACCCAACACAACGCAGCACCATTCTCTCAAATTCAAATGAGCGATTACCAACCTGCTTTTGAAACCACTATTGCCGCTGCGCGCGCAGAAATTGATGCGATTACCAATAATCCTTCAACACCTACTTTTGAAAACACCATCGAAGCATTGGATTTTTCAGGACAAACTTTAGATCGTTTATCCTCTATTTTCTTCAATTTGAATTCGGCAGAAACCTGTGACGAAATGCAGAAAATCGCACAAGAAGTTTCGCCTTTACTAACAGCGTTTAGCAATGATGTTTCGTTAAACGAAGCCTTATTTCTACGAGTGAAAGCAGTGTACGACCAAAGAAATGAATTGAGTTTATCTCCAGAACAAGCCACTTTATTGGATAAGAAATACAAAAGTTTTGCTCGCAATGGAGCACTACTTAGCGAAGATAAAAAATCACGCTTACGCGAAATCGATACTGAATTAGCCAAATTAAAACTGACTTTTGGTGAAAATGTATTGGCAGAAACCAATAACTACCAACTACACATCACCAACGAAACCGACTTAAAAGGATTGCCTGAAGGAGCTATTGAAATGGCTCGTTCTTTGGCTGAATCTAAAGAAAAAGAAGGTTGGATTTTTACGTTAGACTTTCCGAGTTACCTGCCTTTTGTAACCTATGCAGACAACCGTGAATTGCGAAAGGAAATTACCATTGCCGCAGGAAAAAAAGCCTTTCAAAACAACGAGTTCGACAACCAAGAAATTACGTTACAAATTGCTAAACTACGTTACGAACGCGCTAATTTATTAGGCTATGAAACCCACGCACACTTTGTTTTAGAAGAGCGCATGGCACAAAACCCTAATCAAGTAAAAACGTTTTTAAATGATTTGTTAGCCAAAGCCAAACCGGCAGCCGAAAAAGAGTTTGCGCAATTAACCGCTTTCGCCAAAGAATTAGACGGTATTGACCAATTAGAAAAATGGGACGGACCCTATTATTCAGAAAAATTGAAACAAAAATTATTCAATTTGGATGACGAATTATTAAAACCCTATTTCAAATTAGAAAATGTATTAAATGGCGCTTTCACTATTGCTAATAAATTATTTGGATTAACATTCAAAGAAATTAGTACCGTGGACAAATACCACGCCGATGTACAGACTTTTGAAGTCGTAGATGAGAAAAACGAATTAGTAGCACTATTCTATGCCGATTTTTTTCCAAGAAAAGGCAAACGAAATGGAGCTTGGATGACCTCGTTCAAACCACAATACATTCAAAATGGCGTAAACGAAAGACCACATATTTCCAATGTGTGCAATTTTACACCGCCTACTCCAACCAAACCTTCTCTGTTGACATTTAACGAAGTAACTACCTTGTTTCATGAATTTGGACACGGTTTACACGGCATGTTGGCTAACACCACCTATGCAAGTTTATCAGGGACTTCGGTATATTGGGATTTTGTAGAATTGCCTTCGCAAATGATGGAAAACTGGTGTTACGAACCGGAAGCTTTGGCTTTGTTTGCCAAACATTATGAAACAGGCGAAATCATTCCGCAAGAATATGTAGAAAAAATAAAAGAAAGTGCCAGTTTCTTAAAAGGAATGGCCACCTTACGCCAATTGAGTTTTGGATTATTAGACATGGCGTTTCACAGCAATAATCCAACGGGAATTACCGACATCAAAGCATTTGAAAAAACGGCTTTTGAAGGCACAAGCCTTTACCCTGATGTAGCCGAAAATTGCATGAGTGTTTCCTTCTCTCATATTTTTCAAGGAGGGTATTCTTCGGGATATTATAGTTACAAATGGGCCGAAGTTTTAGATGCCGATGCTTTTGCTTATTTCCAAGAAAAAGGCATTTTCAACAAGGAGGTCGCTACAAAATTTAAAGAAAACATCCTCTCAAAAGGGGGTACAGAACACCCAATGATTCTATACAAACGTTTTAGAGGGCAAGAACCAAAACCAGAAGCCTTATTGAAACGCGCGGGATTGATTTAG
- a CDS encoding MlaE family ABC transporter permease translates to MMLLRYLSQIGRYFLMLKDMFNRPVKWSVMKQLILKEVDDLIIDSLGIVCFISFFVGGVVAIQTALNLTNPLIPRYLIGFATRQSVILEFAPTFISIIMAGKMGSFITSSIGTMRVTEQIDALEVMGVNSLNYLVFPKIVALLLYPFVIGIAMFLGIFGGYLAGVYGGFTTETEFVNGIQVEFIPFHITYAFIKTLVFAFILATIPSFHGYYMKGGALEVGKASTVSFVWTSVVIILMNYILTQILLS, encoded by the coding sequence ATGATGCTCCTTAGATATTTATCACAAATAGGCCGCTATTTTTTGATGTTAAAAGATATGTTCAACAGACCTGTAAAATGGAGTGTGATGAAACAATTAATACTAAAAGAAGTTGATGACCTAATTATTGATTCCTTAGGCATTGTATGCTTCATTTCATTTTTCGTTGGAGGTGTTGTAGCTATTCAAACCGCTTTGAATTTAACCAATCCTTTAATCCCAAGATATTTAATTGGATTTGCCACAAGACAATCTGTAATTTTAGAGTTTGCACCTACGTTTATTTCTATAATTATGGCGGGTAAAATGGGGTCTTTTATTACTTCAAGCATTGGAACAATGCGGGTAACAGAACAAATTGATGCTTTAGAAGTAATGGGAGTCAACTCCTTAAATTATTTGGTATTTCCGAAAATAGTTGCACTCCTCTTATATCCTTTTGTTATTGGAATCGCCATGTTTTTAGGCATTTTCGGAGGTTATTTAGCAGGCGTTTACGGAGGTTTTACAACCGAGACCGAATTCGTAAACGGAATACAAGTAGAGTTCATTCCATTCCACATCACCTATGCTTTCATCAAAACATTAGTTTTTGCTTTCATATTGGCTACAATTCCTTCTTTTCATGGTTACTACATGAAAGGTGGTGCATTAGAAGTTGGAAAAGCAAGTACCGTTTCCTTTGTTTGGACCTCAGTAGTAATTATCCTGATGAACTATATACTCACTCAAATATTGTTAAGCTAA
- a CDS encoding group III truncated hemoglobin, with translation MKDIQTPEEIYTVVDEFYKKLLADEKISYIFTDVVKIKLEEHLPILVTFWSQAILGTGGYVNNLTQIHLDVNAKSYLSKELFEIWLAHFEAAIDENFEGFNCERMKNQAHNLSTIMQIKIAQQDK, from the coding sequence ATGAAAGACATTCAAACACCCGAAGAAATCTATACTGTTGTTGATGAGTTTTACAAAAAATTATTAGCCGACGAAAAAATCAGCTACATCTTCACCGATGTAGTTAAAATAAAACTAGAAGAGCATCTACCAATTTTAGTTACTTTTTGGTCTCAAGCCATTCTAGGGACAGGCGGTTATGTAAACAATTTAACGCAAATTCATTTGGATGTCAATGCAAAATCGTATTTATCAAAAGAGTTATTTGAAATTTGGCTCGCTCACTTTGAAGCAGCAATCGACGAAAACTTTGAAGGATTCAATTGCGAACGAATGAAAAACCAAGCGCACAATTTATCTACTATAATGCAAATAAAGATTGCACAACAAGACAAATAA
- a CDS encoding ABC transporter ATP-binding protein — protein MIEVKNVEKRFGAQKVLKGISTTFEAGQTSLVIGQSGSGKTVFIKSLLGIHEIDKGTISFDGRIYGKMDKDEKRDIRTEIGMVFQGSALFDSLTVEENIGFPLKMFTNKTPKEIKERVDFVIERVNLIEAHHKKPSEISGGMQKRVAIARAIVNNPKYLFCDEPNSGLDPKTATVIDNLIQEITKEYNITTVINTHDMNSVMEIGEKIVFLKNGLKAWEGSKEEIFRTDNKAVVDFVYSSNLFKKVREAVLNGH, from the coding sequence ATGATTGAAGTTAAAAATGTTGAGAAACGATTTGGAGCGCAAAAAGTACTAAAAGGCATTAGCACTACTTTTGAAGCAGGACAAACTAGTTTGGTAATTGGTCAAAGTGGTTCTGGTAAAACCGTTTTCATCAAATCACTATTAGGGATTCATGAAATAGACAAAGGAACTATTTCCTTTGATGGACGTATCTATGGAAAAATGGACAAAGATGAAAAACGCGATATACGTACCGAAATAGGGATGGTTTTTCAAGGGAGTGCTTTATTTGATAGTTTGACCGTAGAAGAAAATATTGGTTTTCCGCTAAAAATGTTTACCAATAAGACTCCTAAAGAGATCAAAGAGCGTGTTGATTTTGTTATTGAACGTGTCAACCTTATTGAGGCACATCATAAAAAACCTTCAGAAATTTCTGGAGGAATGCAAAAACGCGTAGCTATTGCACGAGCCATTGTTAACAATCCAAAATACTTGTTTTGTGACGAACCTAACTCTGGTTTAGACCCAAAAACAGCTACTGTAATTGATAATTTAATTCAAGAAATCACAAAAGAGTACAACATTACTACGGTAATTAACACCCATGATATGAACTCTGTGATGGAAATTGGAGAGAAAATTGTGTTCCTAAAAAACGGGCTAAAAGCTTGGGAAGGAAGTAAAGAAGAAATTTTTAGAACCGACAATAAAGCTGTAGTTGATTTTGTGTATTCTTCTAATCTATTTAAAAAAGTAAGAGAAGCTGTTTTAAACGGACATTAA
- the gcvP gene encoding aminomethyl-transferring glycine dehydrogenase — protein sequence MRTDAFALRHLGPRESDLQHLFTTIGVDSLDQLIAETIPNDIRLKKDLELDAPMTEFEYLSHIQELGSKNKVFKSYIGLGYHPAAIPAVIQRNIFENPGWYTAYTPYQAEIAQGRLEAILNYQTTIIELTGMEIANASLLDEGTAAAEAIALLFDVRSRDQKKNNVNKFFVSEEILPQTLSVLQTRATPKGIELVIGNHETFDFSSDFFGAMLQYPGKFGQINDYASFIANAHANEIKVAVAADLLALAKLTPPGEMGADVVVGTSQRFGIPMGYGGPHAAYFATKEEHKRSMPGRIIGVTIDANGNRALRMALGTREQHIKREKATSNICTAQVLLAVMAGMYAVYHGPKGLQYIANKVHASAVTLAEALNQLGVYQTNTAFFDTLLVKADAAKVKAIAEKNEVNFFYVDSETISIALNETTSLADLNQIVSIFAEALGKSKVQIDQFANETMVPKNLERTSTFLQHEVFNNHHSESQLMRYIKKLERKDLSLNHSMISLGSCTMKLNAAAEMLPLSMANWNSIHPFAPVEQAEGYQIMLKKLEQQLNVVTGFAGTTLQPNSGAQGEYAGLMTIRAYHLSRGDNHRNVCLIPSSAHGTNPASAAMAGMEIIVTKTTPEGNIDVEDLRARAIEYKDRLSCLMVTYPSTHGVFESSIIEITNLIHENGGLVYMDGANMNAQVGLTNPATIGADVCHLNLHKTFAIPHGGGGPGVGPICVNEKLVPFLPTNPVLKVGGEKAITAISSAPYGSALVCLISYGYISMLGSEGLTNATKYAILNANYMKARLEDHYPVLYSGEMGRAAHEMILDCRAFKQQGIEVTDIAKRLMDYGFHAPTVSFPVAGTLMIEPTESEDVAELDRFCDAMIAIRKEIAAATAENHNTVLHNAPHTQAMLTADVWNFPYTREQAAFPLEYLTENKFWPSVRRVDDAYGDRNLVCSCAPIEAYM from the coding sequence ATGAGAACAGACGCATTTGCTTTACGCCATTTAGGCCCAAGAGAAAGTGACCTTCAGCACCTATTTACAACTATCGGAGTTGACTCACTTGACCAATTGATTGCTGAAACTATTCCAAATGACATTCGACTAAAAAAAGACCTAGAGTTAGATGCTCCAATGACCGAATTTGAGTACTTAAGTCATATTCAAGAATTGGGAAGCAAAAACAAAGTATTTAAATCATATATCGGTTTAGGGTATCACCCTGCAGCAATTCCTGCCGTAATTCAAAGAAATATTTTTGAAAATCCGGGTTGGTACACTGCCTACACTCCTTACCAAGCAGAGATTGCTCAAGGTCGTTTAGAAGCTATTTTAAACTACCAAACTACCATTATCGAATTAACAGGAATGGAAATTGCCAATGCTTCATTACTTGATGAAGGTACTGCTGCGGCCGAAGCCATCGCTTTGTTATTTGATGTCCGTTCTCGTGACCAAAAGAAAAATAACGTAAATAAGTTCTTCGTTTCAGAAGAAATTTTACCACAAACCCTATCTGTTTTACAAACGCGTGCCACTCCAAAAGGTATTGAATTAGTGATTGGAAATCACGAAACATTTGATTTCTCGTCTGATTTCTTTGGTGCGATGTTACAATATCCAGGTAAATTCGGTCAAATCAATGACTATGCTAGTTTTATTGCTAATGCACATGCTAACGAAATAAAAGTCGCGGTAGCAGCCGATCTTTTAGCATTGGCTAAATTAACTCCTCCAGGAGAAATGGGAGCTGATGTAGTGGTAGGAACTTCTCAACGTTTTGGTATTCCAATGGGATACGGAGGACCTCACGCAGCTTACTTTGCTACTAAAGAAGAACACAAACGCTCCATGCCAGGAAGAATCATTGGTGTAACCATTGACGCAAATGGAAACAGAGCTTTACGAATGGCTTTAGGAACTCGCGAGCAACATATCAAACGCGAAAAAGCCACTTCAAATATTTGCACAGCTCAAGTTTTATTGGCTGTTATGGCAGGAATGTACGCCGTTTATCACGGCCCAAAAGGATTACAATACATTGCTAATAAAGTACACGCTTCGGCAGTAACTTTGGCGGAAGCCCTAAATCAATTAGGCGTTTACCAAACGAATACTGCTTTCTTCGATACACTTTTGGTAAAAGCAGATGCTGCGAAAGTGAAAGCTATAGCTGAGAAAAACGAAGTAAACTTCTTTTATGTAGACAGCGAAACGATTTCGATTGCATTAAATGAAACTACTTCATTAGCAGATTTAAACCAAATTGTATCCATTTTTGCGGAAGCATTAGGAAAGTCAAAGGTGCAAATTGATCAATTTGCAAATGAAACAATGGTTCCCAAAAACTTAGAAAGAACCTCGACTTTCTTACAACACGAAGTATTCAATAACCATCATTCTGAAAGCCAATTGATGCGTTATATCAAAAAATTAGAGCGTAAAGATTTATCATTGAACCATTCTATGATTTCTTTAGGTTCTTGTACGATGAAATTGAACGCTGCAGCCGAAATGTTGCCTTTGTCTATGGCAAACTGGAACAGCATTCACCCGTTTGCTCCTGTTGAACAAGCAGAAGGGTACCAAATCATGTTGAAAAAATTAGAGCAACAATTGAATGTAGTTACTGGGTTTGCTGGAACTACTTTGCAACCGAATTCGGGAGCGCAAGGCGAATATGCTGGTTTAATGACCATCAGAGCTTATCATTTGTCAAGAGGAGATAACCACAGAAATGTGTGTTTGATTCCTTCATCGGCACACGGAACCAATCCAGCATCGGCAGCGATGGCAGGAATGGAAATTATCGTAACCAAAACTACTCCAGAAGGAAATATTGATGTTGAAGATTTACGCGCCAGAGCCATTGAGTACAAAGACCGTTTGTCTTGTTTAATGGTAACCTATCCTTCTACACATGGTGTTTTTGAAAGTTCGATTATCGAAATCACAAATCTAATCCACGAAAATGGTGGATTAGTCTATATGGATGGTGCAAATATGAATGCACAAGTAGGATTAACTAATCCTGCTACTATTGGCGCTGACGTTTGTCACTTAAATTTACACAAAACATTTGCAATTCCTCATGGTGGTGGTGGACCTGGTGTTGGCCCAATTTGTGTGAACGAAAAGTTGGTTCCATTTTTACCAACAAATCCTGTTCTAAAAGTAGGTGGAGAAAAAGCTATTACTGCTATTTCATCTGCTCCTTATGGTTCGGCTTTAGTGTGTTTAATTTCGTATGGCTACATTTCTATGTTAGGTTCAGAAGGCTTGACCAATGCTACTAAATATGCGATTTTGAATGCCAATTATATGAAAGCGCGTTTGGAAGACCACTATCCTGTTTTATATTCAGGAGAAATGGGAAGAGCGGCTCACGAGATGATTTTGGATTGTCGCGCTTTCAAACAACAAGGCATTGAAGTAACTGATATCGCTAAACGTTTGATGGATTACGGTTTTCACGCACCAACGGTTTCTTTCCCAGTGGCAGGAACTTTGATGATTGAACCAACTGAATCGGAAGATGTAGCCGAGTTAGATCGTTTTTGCGACGCGATGATTGCTATCAGAAAAGAAATTGCAGCAGCAACTGCCGAAAACCATAATACAGTTTTACACAATGCACCACATACACAAGCGATGCTTACTGCTGATGTTTGGAATTTCCCATACACCAGAGAACAAGCCGCTTTCCCATTGGAATACTTAACAGAAAATAAATTCTGGCCAAGCGTGCGTCGTGTAGATGATGCTTACGGAGATCGAAATTTAGTATGTTCGTGTGCGCCAATTGAAGCGTATATGTAA
- a CDS encoding SprT-like domain-containing protein, with amino-acid sequence MSETLARYLPEHAVKPVFELIVTHQVHLKIVNERQTRHGDYRRGMSGKHEITVNASLNQYKFLITLIHEISHLVAFEKFGRSIKPHGNEWKYTFQRLMLPFIRPEIFPHHLLPLLARHFRNPSASSDTDTTLSLALKQFDQQNDKNYVFEIPYGSVFRISNGKIFKKMAVRTKRFECLEISTGKTYLFNPNAEVELLKTN; translated from the coding sequence TTGAGCGAAACCTTAGCCAGATATTTGCCAGAACATGCTGTAAAGCCTGTTTTTGAATTGATTGTAACGCATCAAGTGCATCTCAAAATTGTAAATGAGAGGCAAACTCGTCATGGCGATTATAGAAGAGGGATGAGTGGGAAGCATGAAATTACGGTGAATGCAAGTCTCAATCAATATAAATTTTTGATTACGTTGATTCACGAAATTTCACATCTCGTTGCCTTTGAAAAATTCGGGCGTTCCATTAAACCACATGGTAATGAATGGAAATATACGTTTCAACGTTTGATGTTGCCGTTTATTCGACCAGAAATTTTCCCACATCATTTATTGCCATTATTGGCAAGGCATTTCAGAAATCCGTCAGCGAGTAGTGATACGGATACTACTTTGTCATTGGCACTCAAACAATTTGACCAACAAAATGATAAAAATTATGTGTTCGAAATTCCGTACGGGAGTGTTTTTCGAATTTCAAATGGGAAAATTTTTAAAAAAATGGCGGTGAGAACCAAGCGATTCGAATGTTTGGAAATCAGCACAGGTAAAACGTATTTGTTCAATCCAAATGCTGAAGTGGAACTTTTGAAAACGAATTAA
- a CDS encoding methyltransferase gives MYEKTFPNKRFKHTLEFLQKHIATSETIFDLGVPNPFSKIMIENGYTVKNTTGEDLDNNQDALQNEDYSVFTAFEIFEHLLNPYTVLQNVKSDKLLISIPLRLWFSSAYRSKTDLWDRHYHEFEDWQLDWLLEKTGWKIIAREKFTHPVKKIGFRPLLRLFTPRYYIVYAERVKNN, from the coding sequence ATGTACGAAAAAACGTTTCCAAATAAAAGATTCAAACACACTTTAGAGTTTTTACAAAAACACATTGCTACTTCAGAAACTATTTTTGATTTAGGTGTTCCCAATCCTTTTTCAAAAATTATGATTGAAAATGGATATACCGTGAAAAACACTACTGGAGAAGATTTAGACAACAACCAAGACGCACTACAAAACGAAGACTATTCTGTTTTTACCGCGTTTGAAATTTTCGAACATTTATTGAATCCATACACCGTTTTACAAAACGTAAAATCAGATAAATTATTGATTTCAATTCCACTTCGTTTGTGGTTTTCTTCTGCATATCGTAGCAAAACAGACCTATGGGACAGGCATTACCACGAATTTGAAGACTGGCAATTGGATTGGTTATTAGAAAAAACAGGCTGGAAAATCATCGCGCGCGAAAAATTTACTCACCCTGTAAAAAAAATTGGATTCAGACCCTTATTACGTCTCTTTACACCTCGATACTATATCGTATATGCAGAGAGAGTGAAAAATAATTAG
- the purE gene encoding 5-(carboxyamino)imidazole ribonucleotide mutase: MSKIAIIMGSISDMPVMQDAIDILKEFGIETEVDIVSAHRTPEKLVDFSTKAHERGISVIIAGAGGAAHLPGMVASMSPLPVIGVPVKSSNSIDGWDSVLSILQMPGGVPVATVALNGAKNAGILAAQIIGSADKTVLNRIIAYKLSLKDAVIKASEGLKK, from the coding sequence ATGAGTAAAATAGCCATCATCATGGGAAGCATTTCGGATATGCCGGTAATGCAAGACGCCATAGACATTTTAAAAGAATTTGGAATCGAAACCGAAGTAGATATTGTTTCGGCACATAGAACTCCTGAAAAATTAGTGGATTTCAGTACAAAGGCACACGAAAGAGGGATTTCGGTTATTATTGCGGGTGCAGGTGGTGCAGCACATTTACCTGGGATGGTCGCTTCTATGAGTCCGCTTCCAGTTATTGGAGTTCCGGTTAAATCAAGCAATTCGATTGACGGTTGGGATTCGGTTTTATCAATTTTGCAAATGCCGGGCGGAGTTCCTGTAGCTACAGTAGCATTGAACGGAGCTAAAAACGCAGGAATCTTGGCAGCTCAAATCATCGGAAGTGCTGACAAAACTGTTTTAAACCGAATAATTGCCTACAAACTAAGCCTAAAAGACGCCGTTATCAAAGCATCAGAAGGATTGAAAAAATAA
- a CDS encoding glycosyltransferase: protein MRFYIIIPSYNEEEFITLTLQSLVEQTALPTKVVVVNDSSTDKTPEIVLAFAEKHPWISLVNKTSNAVHMPGSKVIQAFQEGQKHIDDNYDIIVKIDADLIFPPNYFETIINHFKSDDQIGMVGGFCYIEKNGDWVLENLTDKDHIRGALKAYRAATFKQIGGLRAQMGWDTVDELLCKFYNWKVVTDESLHVKHLKPTGASYTKAARYKQGEAFYTLGYGFFITAVASLKLAFRKGKPFLFLDYIMGFLKAKKEQKTMLVTPEQALFVRNYRWMKMKNKLFH, encoded by the coding sequence ATGAGGTTTTATATCATAATCCCTTCTTATAACGAAGAAGAATTTATCACTCTTACCTTACAATCATTAGTAGAACAAACTGCACTTCCAACAAAAGTTGTTGTAGTCAATGACAGTTCTACCGACAAAACTCCTGAAATTGTTTTGGCATTTGCTGAAAAGCACCCTTGGATCTCATTGGTAAACAAAACGTCAAATGCAGTTCATATGCCAGGAAGCAAAGTAATTCAGGCTTTTCAAGAAGGGCAAAAACATATTGACGATAATTACGACATCATCGTTAAAATTGATGCTGATTTAATTTTTCCTCCAAATTATTTTGAGACCATTATCAACCATTTTAAATCTGACGATCAAATTGGAATGGTAGGCGGATTTTGTTATATTGAAAAAAATGGAGATTGGGTTTTAGAAAATTTAACTGATAAAGACCACATTCGCGGAGCTTTGAAAGCGTATCGCGCAGCAACTTTCAAACAAATTGGCGGTCTGAGAGCGCAAATGGGCTGGGATACGGTAGACGAGTTGTTATGTAAATTCTATAATTGGAAAGTTGTTACAGACGAAAGTTTACATGTAAAACATCTCAAACCAACTGGAGCTAGTTATACCAAAGCCGCGAGGTACAAACAAGGTGAAGCATTTTACACACTAGGCTATGGCTTTTTCATTACCGCTGTCGCTTCTTTAAAATTAGCTTTTCGCAAAGGGAAACCATTTCTGTTTCTAGATTACATTATGGGATTTTTAAAAGCTAAAAAAGAACAAAAGACAATGCTTGTTACTCCAGAGCAAGCTTTATTTGTTAGAAATTACCGTTGGATGAAAATGAAAAACAAACTATTTCATTAA
- a CDS encoding 3-oxoacyl-ACP synthase III family protein — MNIKISGIGSYIPEKSISNTDFSNHVFLNEDGSPFGYPNEVVVNKFKSITGIENRRYANDQYTSSDLGYFAAKRAIKNANIDPETIDYIIFAHNFGDVKHGTIQSDMLPSLATRVKHKLQIQNPKCVAYDLLFGCPGWVEGVLQANAFIKSGMAKRCLVIGGETLSRVVDDHDRDSMIYSDGAGASIIEASDDESGMLSYESATFANDEAGYLFFGKSYNPDLDPDTKYIKMYGRKIYEFALSNVPSAMKNCLDKSGLGIDDVKKILIHQANEKMDEAIVHRFYKLYGKTPPKDVMPMSIHDLGNSSVATVPTLFDQVLQGKIENQEINKGDILIFASVGAGMNINAFVYRY; from the coding sequence ATGAATATCAAAATAAGCGGAATTGGAAGTTATATTCCTGAAAAAAGCATAAGCAATACTGATTTTTCCAATCATGTTTTTCTAAACGAAGATGGAAGCCCTTTTGGGTATCCAAATGAAGTAGTTGTCAACAAATTCAAAAGCATTACCGGAATAGAAAACAGACGGTATGCTAACGACCAATACACCTCATCAGATTTAGGTTATTTTGCCGCAAAACGTGCCATTAAAAATGCTAATATAGATCCTGAAACTATCGATTATATTATTTTTGCACACAACTTTGGCGACGTAAAACACGGCACTATTCAATCGGATATGTTGCCAAGTTTAGCCACAAGAGTTAAACACAAATTACAGATTCAAAACCCAAAATGTGTTGCTTACGACTTACTTTTTGGCTGTCCAGGTTGGGTAGAAGGCGTTTTACAAGCGAATGCGTTTATTAAATCAGGAATGGCAAAACGTTGCTTGGTTATTGGGGGAGAAACTTTATCTCGAGTAGTAGACGACCATGATAGGGACTCCATGATTTATTCTGATGGTGCAGGTGCTTCAATCATAGAAGCCTCAGATGACGAAAGCGGAATGTTATCTTACGAAAGTGCCACTTTTGCCAATGACGAAGCTGGTTATTTATTCTTCGGAAAATCCTATAATCCTGATTTAGATCCCGACACTAAATACATTAAAATGTATGGTCGAAAAATCTATGAATTTGCCTTAAGCAATGTCCCATCAGCAATGAAAAATTGTCTAGATAAAAGTGGTTTAGGCATTGATGATGTAAAAAAAATATTGATTCATCAAGCAAATGAGAAAATGGACGAAGCTATTGTGCATCGCTTCTACAAACTATACGGGAAAACGCCGCCAAAAGACGTGATGCCGATGAGTATTCACGATTTAGGAAATAGTAGTGTAGCCACTGTTCCTACACTTTTTGATCAAGTTCTACAAGGAAAAATTGAAAATCAAGAAATAAACAAAGGAGATATTTTAATTTTTGCTTCGGTTGGGGCAGGAATGAATATCAATGCATTTGTGTACCGATATTAA